The Dreissena polymorpha isolate Duluth1 chromosome 4, UMN_Dpol_1.0, whole genome shotgun sequence region ctaatcatattgttcactgctcgcctgcatggtctgttcttctaaaagccatgtaagaaacacaatcattctgctgtgtgcatattttgatcaaattaatgaatgctagttcggttgttcggcgtagctgtcttaccaagcttttcacattaaataccctttatcaacaaacaattaaatgatggggaaatttcacgcctgtagacccgaatgaatgaatcagaatattttaattattgatttcagataaatcacccacagcattggccaaatcactgcggaaatccggacttcttcatgcacgtttttgacctaacaacaatcactgcgaaatagcgcagaccgtgtttgacttacgctggccgcatacgcattaagacctattttcgcaagacgcgactataagtgtgatttggttgtgttgaaagaacactgtgcatgtatgaactatttacatctcattgcgatataataaattcataataagccttgtgaggccacatatgatcacatgtagtatatttttatctaaggacaaaattgttcggtttgaatatacgtgtactttataaagcaacacatcatgcggtggatatgcgacaattaaacctttattttctatttaaatatttataaacgtgaaTATACGACTTGCTTTAACGATACAAGCGTTAATTCGTTACTGATAGGATCATGCGGCAGCAATGAATAGGACACTCCTCGTGTAAGTAATCATCATAGTCTAGGGACCCTTCAGGTTTCGCATCGTAAAAAGTGTGacccagtaatattgcttaaaatggttgagctaacttaattttcatcttttctcgtgctctttaattacccacatattAAGGTCTGGTTGAAGTACTTTTACTTCCCACAGAGCAATTCGGTTCaaattactaataacaacaatacacatttttagctttatttcaaatgtgaacatatttatttaacgcagacgtgtacataattttaacacagaacaagggctgtttgtaaaacatgcatgcccccctatgggctgtcagttgtagtggcagccattgtgaatacgtttttgtcactgtgaacttgacttttgacctagtgacctgaacatcaataggggtcatctgccagtcatgatcaatgtacttgagaagtttcatgatcatagacctaagtattcttgagctatcaacaggaaaccattaaactgttttgagtcactatgaccttaatctttgacctagtgacctgaaaatcaataggggtcttctgccagtcattatcaatgtacctatgaagggggtcatctgccagtcattatcaatgtacctatgatttttttattttatgatgctaggcgtaagcatttatgagttatcatccggaaaccatttttctatttcgagtcactgtgaccttgacatttgacttagtgacctgaaaatcaatagaggtcatctgcgagtcatcatcaatgtacctatgaagtttcatgatcctaggcgtaagcgttcttgagttatcatccggaaaccattttactatttcgagatcaataaacctatgaagtttcatgatcctaggccaaagcgttcttgagttatcatcagggaaccatctggtggaccaaccaactgacatgtgcaaaacaatatacccctcttcttccaaggggggcataaatataatattaatttttagtaatctaaattaaatcaaaattgctagattgtattttccgagaaattatcggaaaacatcgttaaagttaaagggtatctgccagcttatgccattaaaacacaaatgttaaatgacaaaagctgttgcccggttgacggcacgcggagcctaccctattgtgaaccaaaatctttttgtgtatttcatcctagtagttaccttgacatagaacatacattggttacttttatgaaacaattcttataaaacttggtatacaaattgcgacattgttgcccatttgtccgtcagtccatgtccgaatagtagctaaaattgagaaaactcagtaagatttcatgaaacttaatattcacataatttttaaatacacaaaataatacattgaccattttaattttgtgataaaacttggtttacaaatgaactcagaagagcaatgtgatatttattttgtccctaccgttttcacatgaagggatttacggttgacccactgtccatcggtctgtcagtcaaataaacctggatctggttacaatgttttcctaagatttcacCAGGTTACCTACTTTTTGGACACACTCAACCAAGGCTTACTCAACCAAGATGAGCATGTCGAtcaggtttcatcaacattgagtcgaaaaaagcctggtttcttccatcacctgatgatcctctaacacagcaagtcaatcctcgaatgtccgaaatatgttctggttcttatagtggcagacaaaaacaagacctatgattttaagtaaatttgttatgttcatatatacattaattattccaactatttttttagctcgtatatgttgttatacaattgtattaaacatggccatttaagtctttcataagattctaactaaacgaatgagttttaatttcttttaaaactcttgatgcaagcaaacgatgaacggcagtattgggggaaaaaaactggcagacaatatgtatttgaccatcaaaactgagactgagataaagatatgcagaaaatgaagcaacaccagttcatacacagtgctaaactcacatcatagagatgtttaagttcatggatttcaagactattaaagctcaggactttggtacagtctccccatctacagcatttctcttgaaccacatgagagatgatatgtgcatcttgctgtcctatggagtggaagtcttccttgcaggatatccatttgcacgaatactcctataacaagcaactttgtaaactgcagattggaagccaaagtcaattaacttacagtgtccacatttttaactttagttataatcattgactaagtttttcacaaatgttatttttgattgaaatgttaatgaaaaggcaaaaaaaagagatttactgtgaaataagtcaatggagataagcctactaatagctcttggtgtgtattgtggatttcaccatgatttgtttaactctatttttgttttatttatctatatattgatattttctatgagTACTTTACGCAGGTACACATCTAATCAGAGCCTCTGTTAATGTAGTAAAAGTATGttactgttctgttcttctgttaataactaatctaaaaagaaagaaaacaagtaaatgtgcactattgtatgaatatggcatacacttatttttccatgttgaaatcttattaaattcatgatatgaagccctaaaatgtttgtaacaaacagatggatggactgacagactgaccgatggaaaacgccaacactatatctctctggctttggaaaggataatgattcaacagaaagtagaaatcatcaataaaaacttgatgcatctaagttaacttagcaattagtgagttcaatatgtcctttaactgaacaaaaaacagatgtttcaaaaacttaacatgatttgtcatttgttgcaaatattaagaagcacttacaggtcctgggtttcaatcaccaacatatgataaaatagttctcagtaacaaaaggcacacaatgcaagaaaaaaatcactttaatgttaaaataaatatatatagttattcaataaacgatgtatattttgtcataaagtaccggtcctggattgttctcaacatcatttaagagcatcaacatccgctgggacaggttaacatgttgttgaatacacagctgcatcatgatgtaatgaagaccaccttgtccacacatacgacccagaatcatcagcccaaacatcttgatccacatggtgggtgggaaatgtttgtatgttcctaaagaacaaaacatgttaatgatttatcatttcaagtataaaaggcaagccttaaaattcttagaaagctttaacatctgaaggttaatatcaccctggctgtgcagatcttggtaatatacccatttaaaaaacattccttaaagccacacaccttgaaatgaaatatcgggcatagtaaatttggatataaataagaaacatattttatctttgccaattagaatatatctggtggttgcaaggtagaaatccgtctttcttgtgctttaaaacttaaaaataattgtgtttctcgaattgaacatgtacgtatacaaatcatacattcagttttaaaatataaaaaaataaattacttgctaactaggctatagatttaatgacaattttgcacactttcaaattgcatctatatgtactgagtaacatgtatttcatttcaaggtgtgtggctttaatgtaataaacaagagtgctaaactgtcacaagatacacccgtttgaaggttttggacaccatgctaaacgctggaaatgcactaagtgacctagttttcaacccggcatgacctatatctgaacttgacttagatatcattaagacacaacttctgcccaaatttggtgaagatcggatgaaaactctttcaattaaagagcttacaccatgctaaatccttgaaatgcaccctgtgaactagtttttgacccagcatgacccatatttgaacttgaactagatattgtctagatacaacttctgaccacatttgttgaagatcagatgaaaactacttcaataagagagtggacaccgtgctaaatgcttgaaatgcactaagtaacctcgtgacctagtttttgacctgggttacccatatttgaacttgacctagataacattttgacacaatttctgaccaaatttggtgaagatcggatgataactacttcaatttgagagcggacaccatgcttaatccttgaaatgtactaagtgaacccctgaccttgtttttgacccggcatgacccataattgaacttgacttagatattgtctagataaaacttctgaccaaagtttgtgaagattggatgaaaactacttcaattagagagcagacaccatgcgaaatgcatgaaatgctctaagtgacctcgcgacctagtttttgacccggcataacccatatttgaacttgacctatatatcatttacacacaacttatgaccaaatttggtaaagatcagatgaaaactactccaattagagagccaccaatgctaaatccttcaaatgcactaagtgaccccgtgacctagttttttacctggcatgacccatattcaaacttgacctagatattgtctagatacaacttctgaccaagtttggtgaagatcagatgaaaactatttgaattagagagtggacactgttatggacgccgccgcccgccaagggtgaaactataatacgtcccgttttttcaaaaccggcgtataaaaataagtaatatccctcacaggattcaggtcacacaattaacttatagacaataggcaatacttaattcattcacttcaaactgtttctcttgacagataacaaatgttcaatcaaattttcattcaagatcatttggttacaaatttgaaatatactaaaatttgccttcataatggaaacttctattttccaagcatgccttccacttccttgagctgacttcgttgagttcatgattagcagatgcaatctgtaagatttacttataaataactctaaaataagtgattgttacccaaaaaataaaaatatataaattcttttgtctaattacacactttcacatacataaatgtgacacacgcataaaggcccataaccatccaatcaaaatattcagaaatagaggtgctcattatactaacagtaatgactaagtttgtatacatgtatgttttttcaactatgttttgcaaaTTATTCTCATTCAAACCATGGTTTCCAATTTAATAAGCCACATGTACATTACATGTAACAGGGGTAAGACAATGCTAACAAGaaatgtggttgtcagaaacacaatgccccctaatgcgccacttttattttttttttttacctttgacctttaaggatgaccttgatctttcaccactcaaaatgtgcagctccatgagatacacatgcatgccaaataccaagttgctacgttcaatattgcaaaagttatgaagaaggttaaagttttggttaaagtttttgaattattttttttgacctttgaccttgaaggatgaccttgactttgacctttcaccactcaaaatgtgcagctccatgagatacacatgcatgctaaaaatcaagttgctatgttcaatattgcaaaagttaatatgaaggttaaagttttggttaaagttttgggacacacacacacacacacacatggacacatacaatgacagacaggccaaaaacaatatacccccaatctttcgatccgggggcataaaaataatcctggttgtgtttttcaagcaatctagctaaaacaaacaggtttaataaaatagaaagattaactaaaatgaacataccagttatatagggctataactatcatattgagtatgtcaacacaaaatcgtgtaattagttgctaaaagatacagaaagctttatatgggaaagtgcatgtgttgacctcctttttttgttactttatttgtacataaaatgcttgtcaagcatacacaagttagtgatttaaagtcataccattggtgagcctatcagcttaattttactctcttttccagtctctggttgcttgatgtggcgactgcagaagtggctcagcaaagcgtcttcgttggagcaaacaaccctgcattctggacaccgattgtgcgcctcctttaaatataaaactttgtgaaacataaaaatatattaaacatttattttaatcaataaatacctactaaacaagaactttgacattaacttagataagaaaacatatatattattttcaattaaattgttaaacaagagctgtctccgtaggatgacgtttgcccccaataaatgctttgatagaaattatgagcatttttcgaaccctaaacgcggacctaaggtcaaggtcatggggtaaaaatttgtgtgcgtatggaaaggccttgtccatatacacatgcatatcaaatatgaatgttacatctaaagcgacaaaagaagttatgagcatttttcgaaacctaaacacaaagtgtgacggacagacagacatcagacaaacagacagaaggacagtttgatcactatatgccctccttcggcggcataaaaaaagttaatccagaaatgcaaaataagtcctaaattagagagcggacaccatacttaatccttaaaatgcacgtaatgtaagcaagttagttcaaataacaatgtacacaatttcaatactttcttaaagttagttcaaataacaatgaacacaatttcaatattttcttatcacttaatcaataattattatttaaaaaaaaccatcctgacagtcccctcacatttatgtgactgaactatcagtcaaaaaaacgtttgttagctaacagggagatatctgttatgggagaaggttcaaaatatttttgccatttcttatatcacactgcaagtgtcagtgctactggctctgggcattttctatttttatcaaaccactaaattcaatgtattttattcagaaaactttgcaaaagacaacctcagtgtctggactgacctgatgcaccaaatcgcacaagtcagctacatctctgaaattatttcaatacaatcattttcattaataaaaatagataacaagagctgtcagaggacagcgccctcgactattcgagtgcttgacagtataacgtaagccatcatggggaaattgttcatattcaataatttattagatgatctttcaaaaataaaaaaaggaaaaaaaaataaaaatttggggagggggtaggggggttgagaggggggtataacatggggtgtggtcatttattagacgatctgacgatctttcaaaaataaaaaaaggaaaacaaaaaatttggggggtggggggggggggcagggattctgggttggggcgtggggtattgcagtgctgcagctaggatttaaaaagggcagggggactttttgtcaaaagggcactttggacgcgcagtattttgtcaaaagggcactttcgagcgcgcgggcgtttctagaatgcttcctcatgcatgttaatttatgtgttatcaataattgtaagaataaattattcccattcgtcattaaacaattcaaatttaattactacaatgaggaataaattaattacaatgtattttaataagagatttattaatcatcatatgtaaaaaaaaaaaaaaaaaaaaaaaaattaagggcagggggggccctaggaaggccagggcggaggttcgggagggcagggcggggcgcccttcgatttaggcctagctggagcactggtattgcacgggtggaatccattgtggtattcaggtaagtgttgttttgtcaaagtattaataaaatcttatcataaataaagaagttatgtgaatttaagcaaaatgtcc contains the following coding sequences:
- the LOC127879563 gene encoding uncharacterized protein LOC127879563 isoform X4; translation: MYICDLFTQTFANSVFKGAKFSCDRFRHALLRDLQKMDVQQLYHHLGSNDILTNEAVFYRDVADLCDLVHQEAHNRCPECRVVCSNEDALLSHFCSRHIKQPETGKESKIKLIGSPMIASANHELNEVSSRKWKACLENRSFHYEGTYKHFPPTMWIKMFGLMILGRMCGQGGLHYIMMQLCIQQHVNLSQRMLMLLNDVENNPGPEYSCKWISCKEDFHSIGQQDAHIISHVVQEKCCRWGDCTKVLSFNSLEIHELKHLYDNQNIFRTFED
- the LOC127879563 gene encoding uncharacterized protein LOC127879563 isoform X3 yields the protein MRICNDNGAKFSCDRFRHALLRDLQKMDVQQLYHHLGSNDILTNEAVFYRDVADLCDLVHQEAHNRCPECRVVCSNEDALLSHFCSRHIKQPETGKESKIKLIGSPMIASANHELNEVSSRKWKACLENRSFHYEGTYKHFPPTMWIKMFGLMILGRMCGQGGLHYIMMQLCIQQHVNLSQRMLMLLNDVENNPGPEYSCKWISCKEDFHSIGQQDAHIISHVVQEKCCRWGDCTKVLSFNSLEIHELKHLYDVSLALCMNWCCFIFCISLSQSQF
- the LOC127879563 gene encoding uncharacterized protein LOC127879563 isoform X2, translating into MTMTFANSVFKGAKFSCDRFRHALLRDLQKMDVQQLYHHLGSNDILTNEAVFYRDVADLCDLVHQEAHNRCPECRVVCSNEDALLSHFCSRHIKQPETGKESKIKLIGSPMIASANHELNEVSSRKWKACLENRSFHYEGTYKHFPPTMWIKMFGLMILGRMCGQGGLHYIMMQLCIQQHVNLSQRMLMLLNDVENNPGPEYSCKWISCKEDFHSIGQQDAHIISHVVQEKCCRWGDCTKVLSFNSLEIHELKHLYDVSLALCMNWCCFIFCISLSQSQF
- the LOC127879563 gene encoding uncharacterized protein LOC127879563 isoform X5, coding for MDVQQLYHHLGSNDILTNEAVFYRDVADLCDLVHQEAHNRCPECRVVCSNEDALLSHFCSRHIKQPETGKESKIKLIGSPMIASANHELNEVSSRKWKACLENRSFHYEGTYKHFPPTMWIKMFGLMILGRMCGQGGLHYIMMQLCIQQHVNLSQRMLMLLNDVENNPGPEYSCKWISCKEDFHSIGQQDAHIISHVVQEKCCRWGDCTKVLSFNSLEIHELKHLYDVSLALCMNWCCFIFCISLSQSQF
- the LOC127879563 gene encoding uncharacterized protein LOC127879563 isoform X1 — protein: MYICDLFTQTFANSVFKGAKFSCDRFRHALLRDLQKMDVQQLYHHLGSNDILTNEAVFYRDVADLCDLVHQEAHNRCPECRVVCSNEDALLSHFCSRHIKQPETGKESKIKLIGSPMIASANHELNEVSSRKWKACLENRSFHYEGTYKHFPPTMWIKMFGLMILGRMCGQGGLHYIMMQLCIQQHVNLSQRMLMLLNDVENNPGPEYSCKWISCKEDFHSIGQQDAHIISHVVQEKCCRWGDCTKVLSFNSLEIHELKHLYDVSLALCMNWCCFIFCISLSQSQF